Below is a genomic region from Desulfovibrio porci.
GATGATTCTTGAGGCAATCTACGAGGGACAGTTTTCTGATTGTTCCCACGGCTTCAGACCTCAAAGAAGTTGCCATACCGCAATGGAACAGATTTCAAAGTCTTTCTGTGGAGCCAAATGGTATATCGAGGGCGTAATGAAAGGATGTTTTGACAACATTAATCACGATGTCATGATGAAAATGTGTGAAAAACGCATTGCCGAATGCT
It encodes:
- a CDS encoding reverse transcriptase/maturase family protein, which encodes MQEVVRMILEAIYEGQFSDCSHGFRPQRSCHTAMEQISKSFCGAKWYIEGVMKGCFDNINHDVMMKMCEKRIAEC